A single region of the Blastocatellia bacterium genome encodes:
- the bshA gene encoding N-acetyl-alpha-D-glucosaminyl L-malate synthase BshA, translating to MRIGITCYPTYGGSGIVASELGKELAARGHEVHFISTALPTRLTELSDLIYFHEVEMLDYPLFEYLPYDMALATKQFNVCRDFRLDVLHVHYAIPHSISAYLAREMLRPERYLPVITTLHGTDITLVGRDRSYLPITRFGIEQSDGVTAVSHYLSRMTCETFGVCHVRVIPNFINGADYFRRPAECLREKFAPYGEKILMHISNFRPLKRAPDCVEIFARVADRVPSKLIMVGDGPDRGRVEWLVARYGLQERVHCVGKQPHISEYLSLADVLLLPSEMEAFGLAALEAMACEVPVIASRVGGIPEVVEDGVTGFLLECGDIEGMAQAALRLLQSDDLRAEMGQRARQRALDRFASEKIIPRYEDYYREVLEKSQSTRS from the coding sequence ATGAGAATCGGCATCACCTGTTACCCGACCTATGGCGGCAGCGGGATCGTTGCCTCGGAACTCGGCAAAGAGCTGGCGGCACGAGGGCATGAAGTTCACTTTATCTCCACGGCATTGCCGACGCGGTTGACCGAACTCTCCGACCTCATTTATTTTCACGAGGTCGAGATGCTCGACTATCCCCTATTCGAGTACCTGCCCTATGATATGGCTCTGGCAACCAAGCAGTTCAACGTCTGCCGCGATTTCCGTCTCGACGTGCTTCATGTTCACTATGCCATTCCCCACTCGATCAGCGCCTATCTCGCCCGCGAGATGTTGCGCCCGGAACGGTATCTTCCCGTGATCACGACGCTTCACGGCACGGACATTACGCTGGTGGGGCGCGATCGGTCCTATCTGCCGATCACGCGATTTGGCATCGAGCAAAGCGATGGGGTGACAGCCGTCTCTCATTACCTGAGTCGCATGACCTGTGAAACGTTTGGCGTCTGCCACGTGCGGGTTATTCCCAACTTCATCAACGGGGCCGATTACTTCCGCCGACCGGCGGAGTGCCTCCGGGAAAAGTTCGCTCCTTATGGCGAGAAAATTCTGATGCACATCTCCAACTTCCGTCCGCTTAAGCGAGCGCCAGATTGCGTGGAGATTTTCGCTCGTGTGGCCGATCGCGTGCCGTCCAAGCTGATCATGGTGGGCGATGGACCCGATCGGGGGCGCGTGGAGTGGCTCGTGGCCCGTTACGGCTTGCAAGAACGCGTCCACTGCGTGGGCAAGCAGCCGCACATCAGCGAGTATCTCTCGCTGGCCGACGTTTTGCTTCTGCCGAGTGAGATGGAGGCTTTTGGTCTGGCTGCCCTCGAGGCCATGGCCTGCGAAGTCCCCGTCATCGCGAGTCGCGTGGGCGGTATCCCCGAAGTGGTGGAAGATGGCGTCACCGGATTCCTTCTCGAGTGCGGGGACATCGAAGGCATGGCTCAGGCTGCACTTCGCCTCCTGCAGAGTGACGACCTCCGGGCCGAGATGGGTCAGCGCGCCCGACAAAGAGCCCTCGACCGCTTTGCCAGCGAGAAGATCATCCCTCGTTATGAGGACTACTACCGGGAAGTGCTGGAAAAAAGTCAAAGCACGAGGTCCTGA